gttgttgttgttgttgttgttgttgttgttgttgttgttgttgttgttgttattgttgttgttgttgttgttgttgttgttgctgttgctgttgctgttgctgttgctgttgttgttgttgttgttgttgttgttgttgttgctattgttgttgttgctgttgttgctattgttgttgttgttgctgctgctattgttgttgttgttgctgctgctgctgctattgttgttgttgttgttgttgttgttgttgttgttgttgttgttgttgttgttgttgttgttgttgttgttgctgttgttgctgttgttgctgttgttgctcttgctgctgttgttgctcttgctgttgttgttgttgttgttgatgttgttgttgtcgctgttgttgttgctgttgttgttgttgttgttgttgttgttgttgttgttgttgttgttgttgttgttgttgttgttgttgttgttgttgttgttgctgttgttgttgttgttgttgttgttgttgttgttgttgttgttgttgttgttgttgttgttgttgttgttgttgttgttgttgttgttgttgttgttgttgttgttgttgttgttgtcgttgttgttgttgttgttgttgttgttgttgttgttgttgttgttgttgttgttgctgttgttgctgttgctgctgctgttgctgttgctgttgctgttgttgttgttgttgttgttgttgttgttgttgttgttgttgttgttgttgttgttgttgttggtggtggtggtggtggtggtggtggtgttggtggtgttgttggtgttggtgttggtgttggtgttggtgttggtgttgttgttgttgttggtgttgttgttgctgttgctgttgttgttgttgttattgctgttgctgttgctgctgctgttgttgctgttggtgttgctgctgttgttgctgctgttgctgttgctgttgctgttgttgttgttgttgttgttgttgttgttgttgttgttggtggtggtggtggtggtggtggtggtggtggtggtggtgttgttgttgttgttgttgttgttgctgctgttgttgttgttgttgttgttgttgttgttgttgttgttgttgctgttgttgttgttgttgttgttgttgttgttgttgttgttgttgttgttgttgttgttgctgctgctgctgctgctgctgctgttgttgttgttgttgttgttgttgttgttgttgttgttgttgttgttgttgttgttgttgttgttgttgttgttgctgttgttattgctgttgttgttgttattgttgttgctgttgttgttgccgctgttgctgttgttgttgttgttgctgctgctgctgctgttgttgctgctgttgttgttgtcgttgttgttgttgttgttgctgctgttgttgttgttgttgttgttgctgctgctgctgctgctgctgctgctgttgttgttgttgttgttgttgttgttgttgttgttgttgttgttgttgttgttgttgttgcagcaTATTTTCATGTTGTCAAACTAATTCAAAGTATGTTTGAACAACATTGTTACAGGGTTATATTCATAATCTAGAATACGCTGACCATTAAACTAGCAACATGCTAAACTTATTTTCTTCCATACAACAATTATTTGACTCGATAATTCACCATACATTGTAACAAGTGCGTAAATATTCTGGTAGCTTAGTGTGTTATTTATCAGCCTATACTAATTTGATTGTGTAAAAAATAAGACATTATTTAATAAGAACTTAAAGCATTTATTGTCTCGCAAAAGAAAATGGTTCATTTGGTAACTGGAATAAGAGGTAGAGCTGTTGAGGCATTTTTTTTAGGAAAAATGCTGTAAAAATTAGATATGGGAGGACAAAAAATCAAAAGGAGGGAGAAAGTGGGAGGGAGGAGGAGATACGTACATAAGGTTGGAGGAAGGACGAGTGGACGAAAGAACCCTATGTTTTTTTAAAATAAGAGAGATACAATGACAACAGGGACTAGATTCTTAATGTTCTTCATTGTTCTTCATTGTTGTAGTGGAGTATTATTTGCCTTCCCATTGCATTTTAGTTTCTATAAGTTGGCATGGTGACATTGATCAATTGAGCCGGATATTATCTCCAATGAGAAAAATGTCCCATCATGAGTGGTGGAAAAAAAATCCTAGAACATTTGTGCCCAAAAGGATCTAACTGGAGTCACAACTTTCATTTACTCATCAAGTCATTAATCAACACCAAGGACCTCAAAATATCTATTATTACACTGAACATAAAGCAGCGGGACGATACATCTTACACCACAAATAAAAAAAGTATACAAATAAGTTCCTAGATTTTACAGGGAGGACCTGAATTGATATACAGAAATCCCTAAGCAACTTCTAGTTGTATTCAGTCTCTCCATCATTGTGACGAACCAGTTGGGTGTAACAAGACCTCCATAGCAACATCACCTGCATGCCGCCTCCGAACAAAAGCTGAAACTGCCACATGGTGTGGTGTTTTCAACAACGTACCTAATAAAAGTGCGGGAACTACACTTTATTTGTATGGTAGTGAGACGTAACTTCATGTTACTAGATGGACACGGGACACAAATTTTACCCTGGTTCAGGCCCTCGCGTGGTTAGTACAAAACCTAATTCTACTTGTCTAGAATTATATCACCAAGTGATTACAATGTTCAAGTACACTGTGTTTGTCGAGTTCGAGTGAACTCGACAAGTTGGTGGTGCACGATCTAGATGAGATGTCTCCGTCAGATCTATCTTTCTAGGCTAATCTGGTAAATCTTAGGCTTTAAGTGGTCTTAGCGTCGATCGAACATGTCCCTGTTCCACAGTTGGGTGACCACTTTTTTTTTACTATTTACTGCAGGGTAAAAGCCCCACAATCCTTTATTCCCGAAAAGTAATCATTACAAACATAAATTACAAGTATACATACATACTAGGACTTACCTACAAGATTTAAGGTTAGGTGAAATCAACCTAACTAATGTAAAGAAGAAATCCAGCTCATAAGGCCTTCTTTGTATTTACATTTAGTCATATGAAGTTGTAGAGTTATGTCACGTATACAATTCCTCCTCCAAGAAGCAAAAGTGGGCCTTTTGTTCCTGAAAACCCTGCCATTCCCGATGATCCAAATATTGGTGGCCACATATTTTTTGGGGGTCTTGGTAAGTTCTCTCTCCCACCAACGCCTTGTTCTCCTAGTTTATCTAGTCTTCAGAGTTATGGTCACCTTTGGCTCCCTGGTAAGGATACCAGGGGTGGCACATTTATCGAAGTCGATTCCCTAGGCGTGGGGCCCTCTTATTATGCCTTTCTGGGCTTTTATGTCCCAAAATGGGAGGTATGATATGGTGAagtgcaagcccccccccccccatcatcaCTTGTGATGAAATCGCAGGGGCATTGCGCGACTTTCGCTGAAGTTGCTCGGGCACATAGGTGGATGACAAGGAAAACATTAACTCTTCTATTGTATTTAGTGTCATATTGATTGTGGCACGAGGAAATGCATTACTTATATGGATTCCTCTTATCAAGCTAGTCTTTCACGTTGGACGAGAATTGGCTAGTTTCTTTAAAAATACTTCTAATCTGCTTCCTCACGTCTTTCATGTTTCCAGAGAAATTAATGGCATTGCTCATAATCTTGCCCAACAGTTTTTTAGATCTATTGGAGATGTTCAAGTTTCTTTCTTTTCTCATTCTCACTCAAATCTTTCATGCCCAGTGGTGTCTCTCCTTTCAAATTTGCAGCTTGCAGGAAGTACGTTGCACATAGTGCATTGCTATTAGCATGAAGGAGCCTCAGTTGCAGTCGAATACTAATTCTATCAAGATCCATTACTGTTTTTAGGCTTTTTTTTCATCTGGAGTGGCAACTAAGCGCCTGGAGTTCTTCTATCTGCATTTTTGGATAGgcttttctgcttcttccttttcttttaccAATACATGTTGGTCATCAGGTTGATGCTCTAGTCAACCTATCTGTTGTACGCCTTTCAGCTCTTATCCATTGGCTGTAatttatttcttgttcttcttactTCTAGCCATGGTGAACTCTCATGTACTACTTCTATGAGCTGAAATGAAATTAGGCACCCGTTGGTGCCTTGCGTTGTTAAAAAAAAGACCTCATGTAAATTTGTGGTGCTTCGTGGCCGATACTATGAACCAAGACACGCTAGTTTAGCAGTCCGGTCTTACGATGCGATTACGTTGTAGGTTTAGCCCACCTATAATGGCATGATAGTTCTTGTAAACAAGGAAACATTgacaataaaaataaaaagataCCCCTAGAGAATCTCATTATGAAGGTAGACGAGGAGGGCCTTCTCAAGCTAACTAAAGAGAAAAATGGTTTCTATAGGCTCCTTATTTATGCTGATGGTTCCTCGTTTTCTGCCAACGCAGGCGTTGATGAGGTGTGTGCTATTGTTGAAGTTCTGAGGTGCTTAGGTGATGCTAGTTGTATTCTTAACAAACCTGGAAAAAGACAAGAAAAAACTCAATTCATTGCCGAGTGGATGGTTTGCAAGATTGCCTCTTTCACTTCCCGACGAGCACAAGATCTTTCCCTTGCACCTTAGAAAGctcaaaaaacaaaatgatttcaCCCCTTATTGATAAAGTGGGGTCTAAGCTAAGAGGTTGTAAAAGTAGAAACGTCACCCGTGCTGACAGAATTACTCTTGCACAATATGTCCTTGTTGCCATCGACATCTTCCATATGCATGTCCTCTTCCTACCCAACTCTATGACGGGGACATGGTTTGTCACTCCAAGGAGCTTGAAGGTCTCAGTATCCTTGGTCTGGATAGATTTGGTAGCGTGTTGCGCCTCTGTTGGTGGGGTTTTCTTGGACCACTCCGGACAGGTCATGGGGTCCTAATGATATAGATCTATTCAAAAGGTCACCACCGTCACTATTGGGGATAGTATGAAAGATATAGCACTACCAATTTTTCAATTTGTGAGGCTTAAGCAATGGTTAAGGAGCCGCTGAATGACCACTGGATGCGCTCCATTGGAGCTGTCAATTCTACTCGGCACAAAGCTCCAAGATGTTCAATGCAAGCCGTAACTAATGACTCCGTCATGTGGTCTGCTTCATCCTCTGGCTAGTACTTGGCATCAACACGTACCATCTTCAATTTGTTGGCGCCATGATGCCTTTGATGATTAGAAAATTTTGGAACTACATACTTGAGCCCAAATCCAAGAATTTCATGTGACTTCTTCTTCACTCGAAGGCTCTTATGGCGGATCGGCTTGCCATACACAGATAGATTTACGACGAGATTTGCAAGCTTTCCCTGACCGGTTACGAGACAAATGAGCATCTGGCGCGTGTGCATGTTTTTGTCTTTCGCCATGTGATGTATTGTTTTAACTTGGCTCTCTATCCCTCATGGGACGACGCATACGTTTCTACTCCCTTAATGATTGGTGGAACATGAAAATTGTTGTTCAGGATGCTATTTCTTTCAGACGGCTACATTTgtgttttggaatatttgaaaagAAATGAATATGTGGATCTTCAACAACTCGTCACAAGCCGACGTTGTCAAGGAAGACCTTGAGCAGGTTTGGCTGGCATTTTTTGCTGGAGATGTAGCcctttatgtaatttttattttcttcCGCCTTTTCTCATGTAAACAATTCATTTACCTTTTTTCATTTCCCTATCCTAATGATATGCGTAGATCGCCTGGTTTTTATCGTAAGAAAAGAAAACAATAGATACAATAGACACAGGGTAGAAGAAAATGGCTCATAGGTTCTTCAAGTGGCCGTGATCTGAATCAGGAAGCAAACAAAAAGAGGagcaattttccctagaaattacAAACAAGTGGGAATATGGACCCGTGATTCAAAAATGTGTATAGTACGCGGTAGTACCATTCCCGACGTGTAACTAGGATATATGCTCTTCCTCTGTCCGTACGTACGTAGGAGCTCACGCTCTTCTACAGGCACGCATGCATGCTGAAACCGTGCAACGGCAAAGGCCTGATTGATGGTGGAGCCCTACTGTGGTTGCGGCCGCCGCACCTGGGGCGCGCTCTCtctctccgccgccgctgccgcggcgGCCGCCGCCTGCGCCTGCGCCTTGGGGGAGTTTTGCTTCTTCCTCCGGTGTCTCGCCTTCTCCGTCTCGATTTGCTTCCTCCTACACTCCTCGCTGCAGAACGGCGTGTCCCCTCTGAACGACCAAACGCATGGCGTGGGTGCACAATGTCAATAACATTTCTCTTTGCAAGCAAGGCGTACGCAGTTTCTATCATGACGTGCGAGCATAGTTGACCTGTACATGAAGATGTCGCCGGTGAGGCCTTTGTGGCAGCGGGAGCACTCGTTCAGGAAGTGGTGCGCCTCCCCCAGCTCCTCGTCGGGGACGACAAAGGTGACGGACGAGGGGGTGGCGGTGGGCCTAGCCACCGCGGCTCCCTTCTCCGCCTTCACGCTGGCTCCTTCGCCGTCGCCGGCGGAGGGGTTCGGCCGGAGGGCCTGCGCGCTGCCGTCGGAAAAGACCGCCGTGAAGTCGGGGTTGCCGAACGCGTGGAAGTAGGATGCGTTGAACTCCATCGGCCCCGTCAGCTGGCACGCAACCTGCCGCCGGGTCGGGAGCCGAGGAAGGAGGCGAAGGAAACCTAGAAGACGCGCTCGAGAGAGACAAGAAGCCAACGGAGGCCGATTAATAGGCAAAGAGCTAACGGTTTTAACCGATTTAGCTCTAGCCATGTTCTATGTTTCTAGGACTAGGAGAACCACTCGATACACGCAGGTGGCCTTGATCTGGCCATGGAGAGCCAAAAAGGTAAAGTTGTGTCCTGGCATAAGGATCGTTTAGTATCTGCCATTACCACGCACGTGTTTGTGTTCCTCACATGAACCTAAAGATAGATACTAGTTTCCTGTTTATACAGCATGACACCCTGGATTTCCAGGAGATGCGCGAGTTATGTAAGCCTTTTTGCCGTGTTATCTAAGGTTGGTAgtaatggatgaaaatggcatGTGGCTTCTTTGCGCTAGTTAGCTCATAATGTATAAACGAGAACATGAAGGCGTGCTTTGCCGCTTTGTTCATATAGAAGAACTAATGGTGAAATGGGTCTTGTACGGTCTAGGGTTATGTTTTTGGTGCCTTGGGATGTGCTTCTACCCTATTTGCCGTCGCCCCTTAATCCTATATAAATAGACCAATCTCGTAGCGTTTTCTATGAGTTTTGTTtggattaaagtttgccatagctgcaagtACGTCGTTTGTGTCCAAAGACCAAACCAAGACGTTCATAGAACCCCAAACTTTcatcaataaatctttcatcttaaatcagaatatccagattgcaatcttagttttgCTTGTTTTTCGTTTGCGTGCAGGAATTAGACCTTCGTGgacaggttgatcgtgctccggcgtggtcaataacctcttggagttgctttaccggttgctaaggcgcaacgccttcgcacgtttgtagtcgggcCGTCAAAGTCTACTTCACCCAAAACGATAGTTACTCCTTATCGATAAATCGGGACACCTTTACCTCTATCACCTAGGAAGGTTCTAGAGGTGCCCAAGAGTCCTTGAATCAAAGGGGTATTGATCGAAAGGCCGAGAGACATCGCCCCGGTCTATACAAAGAGAGGAAACCCTAACTTTTGAGGCAACCATCCATTATCACGAATCTATCTCTCCCTTGGTAGTCATCAAGAGGGGAGAGACTCCTCCATATATACCAACACCATCTCCAAGGAAGAAGGGGGGACAAGGAGATGCCACCCACCGTGGCCATCGTCGTCGCCTCCTTCACCTTGGGGCTGCACCTCTccatcaacacctctctctctctcatgttcttaacAGTTTTCGATCTTGATTGtatagatcttatgatgtttccctcTCTATTCTTTCTGTGGTGAATGGAGTCCTGCTGCTCTACGAGTTTCTTTATATTAGATTGAATCTTTTGGATTTGAGATTACATGACGCATGTCTAGTATAACTTGCGGATACATGTGGTGACATGGGGGTACTTTATGCATACAAGGTTGAATGATGATAGCTATCATACTGTGTTGTCTTAGTATAATTTCTGGGACTATCTGTGAGACATAGGGGTGGTTCAATATATTAAGATTGGAAAGACGAGTTTGAGGTGGTTTTATGTTAGCGCACCTAAGTGATACCATCCTACTTTCTCCAACAAAAGAGGGAACTTTAGAGTGATTGTTTATGACTTCTGGGCGCATATCATGTTGTTCAATTATGCTAAGCTGTGTTTGGATGTATGTATTCGATGCCTTCATATTGAATTGGTTTCAATACCAATCCGACAAGGAAACTGTAATGGACATGAATACAAATTCGCTTGTTTGGATGCTCATGAATTGACCATGGAATCTCAGTGAGGTTTCAATACCATATCATGTTTGGATGTCAAACTATGAATTTGCATAGTGCTCTTTTATGAATCATATCAAAATTTGTACAATGTGTGACTATATAACAAATACTATCATATCATATCATCTATTCAGCTGGAAAAAATACAAGTTacatcttttattttattttttctcaaTCTATGCAAAACTGAATAATACTTAGTCTTCTAGGATAGACGAACAAAAACTAAAGAAAAATCCTTTTGCTGCAAATAGATCATGCATCTCAAGCAATTCCTGATATAAAACTGAAGAAAAATCCTTGTGAAGCAACTTACTCTCTGCTCTTTGGCATCTTGCTGAAGCAATGCCATTCATGAGTGTGTGAGAACATCTTCTCGCGGACTATCATGTTGGTGCTGTAACAAAATACATATTCAAATTGATGCCAACAAACAATTTGTAGCTGCCtaacatccagatcatcatcacaATAAAAGGGACATAGTAGTACTCGCAGTGGAGAAAGCCAATGTTTTTATTTGAATATAATATACACCACAGAGGAGGAGATGGGCACCAGAGTAGGAGAGGAaccggcggcagaggaggaggagggggtacGGTGCACCCTGGAGCAAGGATAGAGATGAGGAGGAGCGGGGCCGGACGGCTAGGTCCAGATGGAGGAGATGGGCGATGGAGGAGGGACGATAGAGAGGGTGGAGCAGCCACGGGAGGAAGGGAACATGAGCTATGGTGGTGGGGTTGCATGTGCCGGCGTAAGAGCAGGAGGAGGGTCGGAGAGGAGAGGTGTGGGGAAACgtggcatgcaatttcaaaaaaaaaatcttatgctcacgcaagatctatctaggagatctatagcaacgagaggggggagagtgtgtccacgtaccctcgtagaccgaaagcggaagcgtttgttaacgcggttgttgtagtcaaacttcttcttgttttgaccgatcaagcaccgcccgtacggcacctctgagttctacacacgttcaactcgatgatgtccctagaactcttgatccagcaaagtgtcgagggagagttgcgtcagcacgacgacgtggcgaCGGTGAGGTGAAGTGATCCATGGAGggtttcacctaagcactacgtgaatatgaccggaggcgtaaactgtggagagagtcgtcgcacacggctaggaatcaatattgtgtgttctaggcgcctcccccttcatatatataggtgggagggagagggggcagccaagggggctcccaagtaggaggaatcctacttggggccctcaTCCTATTCAGCCCCCTCCCTTACCATAATTtccgaagggggaaggaaggaggaggggggagagaaggaaagggggaggccgaatccctccccttcctttctctcttctcctctttcctcccccctctatttcggcctacatggggcgcaccaggcccttaggggctggtctgtctcactcttggcccattaggcccatgtagttgccggggggatgcctggaaccccttccggtgacccgatacgtacccagtacccccggaacacttccggtgttcgaatactatcatcctatatatcaatctttacctatcgaccattttgagactcctcgtcatgttcatgatctcatccgggacttcgaacaacattcggtcaccaaatcacataactcatataatacaaaatcgtcatcgaacattaagcgtgcgggccctacgggtttgataactatgtagacatgaccgagacacttctccaataaataacctggatgatcatattggctcccacatattctacgaagatctttatcggttgaaccgttatgacaacatactttattccctttgtcatcggtatgttacttgcccgagattcgatcgtcggtatcttcatacctagttcaatctcgttaccggcaagtctctttactcgttccgtaatgcatcatcctgtaactaactcattagtcactttgcttgcaaggcttcttatgatgtgcattaccgagagggcccaaagatacctctctgatactcggagtgacaaatcctaatctcgatctatgccaacctaagaaacaccttcggagatacctatagagcatctttataatcacccaattacgttgtgacgtttgatagcacaaaaggcattcctctggtatccgggagttgcataatctcattgttggaggaatatgtatttgacatgaagaaagcagtagcaataaaactgaacgatcataatgctaagataacgaatgggtcttgtccatcacatcattctcctaatgatttgaccctgttcattaaatgacaacacatgtctatggctaggaaacttaaccatctttgattaacgagctagtcaagttgaggcatactagggacactgtgttttgtctatgtatccacacatgtatcaagtttccgattaatacaattctagtatgaataataaacatttatcatgatgtaatgaaatataaaataacaactttagtattgcctctagggcatatttccttcagtctcccacttgcaccggagtcaataatctagttcacatcgccatgtgatttaacaccaataaatcacatctttatgtgattaacacccgtagttcacatcgccatgtgtgaccaacaccgaaagggtttactagagtcaataatctagttcacatcgttgtgtgattaacacccaaagagtactaaggtgtgatcatgttttgcttgtgagagaagtttagtcaacgggtctgtcacattcagatccgtatgtattttgcaaatttctatgtctacaatgctctacatgatgctactttagctaattgctcccactttcaatatgtatccgggcTAAGagttagagtcatctagattagttttaaagcttgcatcattggaaccctttacgacgaaccctttatcacctccataatcaagaaacatttccttagtactctaaggataattttgaccgctgtctagtgatctactcctagatcactattgtacccccttgccaaactcattggcaaggcacacaataggtctggtacacaacatgacatactttatataacctatgaccaaggcatagggaattactttcattctctctctatcttctgccgtggtcggggttTGAGtcatactcaacttcacaccttgcaatacagacaagaaccctttacttgactgattcattttgaacatcttcaaaactttgccaaggtatgtactttgtgaaagtcctattaagcgtctcaatctatccctatagatcttgatgcccaatatgtaagcagcttcaccaggtctttcattgaaagacttttattcaagtatccttttatgctatccagaagttttgcatcatttccaatcaacaatatgtcatcaacatataatattagaaatgctacaaagctcccactcactttcttgtaaatacaagcttcaccataagtctatataaaaccatatgctttgatcaccttatcaaagtgtatattccaactccgagatgcttgcaccagtccatagatggatcgctggagctcgcacactttgtgagaacctttaggattgacaaaaccttatggttgcatcatatacaactcttctttaatatccattaaggaatgcagttttgacatccatttgccagatttcataatcataaaatgtggcaattgctaacatgattttgacagacttaagcatcactacaggtgagaaagtctcatcgtagtcaactccttgaactttgtcgaaaacctttttgctacaagtcgagctttgtagataatgacattactatcagcgttagtcttcttcttgaagatccatttattctcaatggcttgccgatcatcggacagtccaccaaagtccatactttgttcttatacatggatcctatctcagatttcagggcctcaagccatttatcgaaatcaaggctcatcatagcttcttcatagtttgtaggttcatcatggtcaagtaaaatgacttccagaacaggattg
Above is a window of Triticum aestivum cultivar Chinese Spring chromosome 6B, IWGSC CS RefSeq v2.1, whole genome shotgun sequence DNA encoding:
- the LOC123137809 gene encoding FCS-Like Zinc finger 6-like; the protein is MEFNASYFHAFGNPDFTAVFSDGSAQALRPNPSAGDGEGASVKAEKGAAVARPTATPSSVTFVVPDEELGEAHHFLNECSRCHKGLTGDIFMYRGDTPFCSEECRRKQIETEKARHRRKKQNSPKAQAQAAAAAAAAAERESAPQVRRPQPQ